The Verrucomicrobiota bacterium DNA segment GCCGACGAAGAAAATGCGCGATGACTCCACTCCGCTGCGCCTCAAATTTTCATTGGCGGTTTCACTGGTCGTGAAAAACCAATTGGTCACCGCGTCCGTCACCAGACGATTGATCTCCTCCGGCATGCGCCAGTCTCCGGATCGAATACCCGCCTCAACATGCGCCACTCGCAGTTGATGCTTCTGCGCCGTGACGGCGCACGCCATGGTCGATGTGATGTCCCCGACGACGAGGCAAAGATCGCTGCGATCACGCAGGAGCAACCTTTCGTAGCCAATCATGATGCCCGCCGTTTGTTCGGCATGAGAACCCGAGCCTACCTCGAGGTTGACTTGCGGCTCCGGCAAACCGAGTTGAGCAAAAAACTCCCCGGACATGGACCGGTCATAATGCTGGCCGGTATGAATCAAACGATACGTTAATCGTGACCCTCGCAAAGCCGCGTCATCAAGTGCCTCCACCAAGGAGGCAATCTTCATGAAATTGGGCCTCGCCCCCGCAATGAGATCAATTCTCACGAACCATCCCTCTGGTAACTCCGTCCGCCAGCAAGGGCCAGGCTCACCTCGGCGACTTCAATCAATTCTTCAAATGGAATCGGGCTCGGTTGGCCCTCCTTCACCGCCTTCACGAGCGCGGCCATCTCGGCCTGATGTCCCTTGTCTTGGCTCCAAAGCCGTTGGCCCCTGAATCCCGGCCAGCCAAATCCCCGCAAGGTCCTGAAATTGTCGAGCTGCAAGATCCCACCGCCACAAAAAACCTCCAGCCTCTCCTTGGGAAACGACTTGGACCCGTTCGCCCAGTAATGAATGGTTCCAATAGACCCGTCCTCAAAAAGAAACTGCAGGGTCGCCACATCCCGCGTGTCCGGCGCCAGTCCCTCCACGAAGACAATGGAGGCTTGCGCGATGGGCACCCCGGCCAGGGAACGCAGCAGGTCAATGTAATGAACGGCCTCGCCAAGAATCCGGCCTCCTCCCGCCGCGGCGTCCTGGGTCCAATGATGGGCGGGAATCGCTCCGGCATTGGCCATGATGCAGAACGCCCTGGGTCCGCAGCGGCCCGCGAGCAAGGCCTTGATCTTGACGATATGCGGCGCGTATCGGCGGTTAAAGCCCACCATCAGAAACGGATTTCGTGCCGACGTGTAGGCTTTTCGTATGTCGGCCAGTTCTTCCCCGGTCAAACAGAGCGGTTTTTCAACATAGGTGCGCTTGCCGGCGGAGAGCGATTGCACGACGAGTGACGCATGATGTTCATGCCGTGTCGCAATGATCAGCACGTTGATGCTGGGATCCTCCAGGGGGACACGAGGGTCGGTGCTGGAAAGCTCAAACCCAAACTTCTTCCCCCAGTGGGTCCCGCTCACGCCCCCGCTGGAGACAAGGGTTCGCAGACGCGCCCCGGTTCTCGCAAGCGATGGGAGCAGCACTTGTCCGGAGAAATTCCCCGCTCCGAGAACTCCGACGACCACTTCGCCTGCCACGACCGGCCCGCCCGAATCCAGGGCCACTGTTCGGGCGGGCATGCCTGGATCCGTGGATGGATCCGGTCCTGGATACTGGAGCACAATCCCCAGGCTCTGTTCGCAAGCCACCACTTCATAAGCTTGTTCAGCTTCCGCGATGGGGAAACGATGCGTGATCAGCGGATCGATTTGGAGCCGCCGGTTTTCCACGAGTTCAAGCACGGCTTCCACATTGCGCTGCAAGGTCCATCGCACGAACCCAAACGGGTAATCCCGGCCCTTGTCTTCATAATCCGAATCATAGCGACCGGGTCCATAAGAGCAGGAGACCTGGAATGTGAGTTCCTTCTCGTAAAAATCCGACCGCGCAAGGGATAACCCCGCCACCCCGACGAGGACGATGCGCCCTCGCTTGCGGCACATGCTTGCGGCTTGATGAACCGGCTCGTTGCTTGAAGTGGCCGCCGTGATTAAGACCGCATCCACGCCTCTTCCCTGGGTCGCCTCCATGGCCACCGCGACAGGATCGGTTCCCTTGGATAAATCCACGGTGGTCACCCCCCAGGCCTGCGCAAGCGCACAGCGACCGGAGTCAAAATCAATTCCGATGACCCGGCATCCGTGAGCCAATGCCAGTTGGACGGTCAGGAGCCCAATGAGTCCCAATCCCGTCACGACGATGGTTTCCCCGAGCGTGGGCACTGCAAGCCGCAGACCTTGCAATCCAATCGCTCCCACCATGGCGAAGGTCGCTTGTTCGTCCGAAACACCCTCGGGAATACGCGCACAGAGGTTTTTGGGCACTGCCACCCACTCCGCATGCTTCCCGTTGCTGATCACCCGGTCGCCCGGGGAGAATCCATCCACGCATGCACCTGCGCGAACCACCCGGCCGGCGTTGCAATATCCCAACGCTAACGGTTGATCGAGCTTGCTCTGCACCGCGGAAAGGGTCGCTGCCAGGCCATCCGTCTTCGCCTTCTCCAGGACCATTTTGACCTTGTCGGGCTGCTGGCGGGCTTTTCCGATCCAATTCGCCCTTCCAAATCCAACGAGGCTGCGCTCCGTTCCAGCAGAAATCAGGGATGCGGACGTCCGAATGAGCAACTGGCCAGCCCCTGCTGCAGGCACAGGGACCTCGGCCAACTCGGTCCGGCCGGTTTTCAAACTTTGCAGAATCTGTTTCATTTCGCCAGGACGGGTATTCCTCCGCCCATTACGTTTTCAGTGGGAAAGGCTTAATGGCCGCACGGGCCGCTGATCCAGAAAATGTTGGCACCACAACTCAACGCAAATGAGCGATAACAGCGTGTAACTTGCATCCACTTTGCCTTTGTCATTGTCCGCCATGAGCTGCTGGACTGCATGGGGTTCAAACAGTCCCCTCCTTCTCAAACAAGGCTCGGAAAGCAAGTCTCCCAGCAATTCCCGGAGCTCGAATCGAATCCACCGACGCAAGGGAGCCCCAAAACCGCTCTTCGGACGATAGATGATGGAACGAGGCAAATAGGGCTCCATCGCCTTTTTGAAGATCCACTTGCTTTCACCCCCTTTTTGTTTGAAGCGAAACGGAATTCGGGCGGCGAATTCAGCAAGTTCCAAGTCCAAATAGGGCACTCTCGTTTCGACACCCACGGCCATCGACATCTTGTCCGTGTAGATAAGATTGTGATCGGC contains these protein-coding regions:
- a CDS encoding zinc-binding dehydrogenase; the protein is MKQILQSLKTGRTELAEVPVPAAGAGQLLIRTSASLISAGTERSLVGFGRANWIGKARQQPDKVKMVLEKAKTDGLAATLSAVQSKLDQPLALGYCNAGRVVRAGACVDGFSPGDRVISNGKHAEWVAVPKNLCARIPEGVSDEQATFAMVGAIGLQGLRLAVPTLGETIVVTGLGLIGLLTVQLALAHGCRVIGIDFDSGRCALAQAWGVTTVDLSKGTDPVAVAMEATQGRGVDAVLITAATSSNEPVHQAASMCRKRGRIVLVGVAGLSLARSDFYEKELTFQVSCSYGPGRYDSDYEDKGRDYPFGFVRWTLQRNVEAVLELVENRRLQIDPLITHRFPIAEAEQAYEVVACEQSLGIVLQYPGPDPSTDPGMPARTVALDSGGPVVAGEVVVGVLGAGNFSGQVLLPSLARTGARLRTLVSSGGVSGTHWGKKFGFELSSTDPRVPLEDPSINVLIIATRHEHHASLVVQSLSAGKRTYVEKPLCLTGEELADIRKAYTSARNPFLMVGFNRRYAPHIVKIKALLAGRCGPRAFCIMANAGAIPAHHWTQDAAAGGGRILGEAVHYIDLLRSLAGVPIAQASIVFVEGLAPDTRDVATLQFLFEDGSIGTIHYWANGSKSFPKERLEVFCGGGILQLDNFRTLRGFGWPGFRGQRLWSQDKGHQAEMAALVKAVKEGQPSPIPFEELIEVAEVSLALAGGRSYQRDGS